From a region of the Methanolobus tindarius DSM 2278 genome:
- a CDS encoding reprolysin family propeptide-containing metallopeptidase gives MRLSILFSIFFLLVISIIAVGCIDQTSDVRPATNMQAETQNESRYYVSMEYVDNEAENVSVSNNIQNYHCAIFSVKPDVFNYEVNERKTIMLNLMGEEVGLILNETHVSNNHNIRTYRGKVVGDENSKVAITVSNNLLLGTIDVDSNPYYIESTKYELDGKTIHIMYRAEDLHIENEYRID, from the coding sequence ATGAGATTATCAATATTGTTCTCTATATTTTTTTTATTGGTTATTTCAATAATTGCAGTTGGCTGTATAGATCAAACAAGTGATGTCAGGCCAGCTACAAATATGCAGGCTGAAACACAGAATGAAAGTAGATATTATGTGTCAATGGAATATGTAGATAATGAAGCAGAAAACGTGAGTGTTTCAAATAACATACAGAATTATCATTGTGCTATATTCTCTGTAAAGCCTGATGTGTTTAATTATGAAGTTAATGAACGTAAAACGATAATGTTGAATCTAATGGGTGAAGAAGTGGGATTGATTTTAAATGAAACACATGTTTCTAACAACCATAACATTAGAACATATCGCGGAAAAGTAGTTGGGGATGAAAACAGCAAGGTTGCAATAACGGTTAGTAATAACCTTTTGTTAGGAACAATTGATGTGGACAGTAATCCATATTACATTGAAAGTACAAAATATGAGTTAGATGGGAAAACTATCCATATAATGTACAGAGCTGAAGATCTTCATATTGAAAATGAATATAGAATAGATTAA
- a CDS encoding arsenate reductase ArsC — MENQENQDKSKILFVCYHNSARSQMAEGLMRSLYGDSYEVYSAGVEATVVDSRAIKVMREIDIDISGQRSKKMSEYHDIVFDVLVTVCDKAKQACPVCNTPELAAVNVRSDEPRAKKLMHRSFKDPSGASGSDAEQLEFFRQLRDEIREWIIQAFEP, encoded by the coding sequence ATGGAAAATCAGGAAAACCAGGATAAAAGCAAGATTCTTTTTGTGTGCTATCACAATTCTGCAAGATCACAGATGGCTGAAGGGTTAATGAGGTCTCTTTATGGTGATAGTTATGAAGTTTACAGTGCAGGTGTGGAGGCTACCGTGGTGGATTCTCGTGCAATTAAGGTGATGCGGGAAATTGATATTGATATTTCAGGTCAGCGCTCAAAGAAAATGAGTGAGTATCACGATATTGTGTTTGATGTCCTTGTAACGGTCTGTGATAAAGCCAAACAGGCGTGTCCTGTTTGCAACACACCGGAGCTTGCAGCTGTAAATGTCAGAAGTGATGAACCTCGTGCTAAGAAGTTGATGCATAGAAGTTTTAAGGATCCTTCTGGAGCATCAGGTTCAGATGCCGAACAACTTGAGTTTTTCAGGCAGCTTAGGGATGAAATTAGAGAATGGATAATTCAGGCATTTGAGCCATGA
- a CDS encoding Lcl C-terminal domain-containing protein encodes MTGKGKLCFLICMIFIVTVVSGCAEHRGGMTESDSGGTSQTIDDSSEITDEENDDVSVTKVTEPGQYVVTDTMQYLYYDNEKVIHPLSEGDSFYGQDARYDGTEPGFVDNGDGTITDESTGLMWQKEMTRSDFDDAEDKADASMTGGYDDWRIPTIKEMYSLMDFRGTDPNVESTSTSGLTPFIDTDYFDFEYPTEGRIIDAQYISSTEYVYKVMNGQSAFFGLNLADGRIKGYPQSGGNLQVEEGRYYLRLVRGNSAYGTNLFVDNGDGTITDEATGLMWTQSDSGSDEFADMLSDYTNDDGSLNWEEALDFAENLEYAGYDDWRLPNAKELQSIVDYTRSPDTTDSPAIDSIFECTQIVNEIGDEDYGFYWTGTTHASTNMAGSNAVYISFGRALGYMNGVWMDVHGAGAQRSDPKSGDPDDYGNDAPQGDAIRVYNYVRPVRG; translated from the coding sequence ATGACTGGAAAAGGAAAACTTTGTTTTCTAATTTGTATGATATTTATTGTGACAGTTGTTTCCGGATGTGCTGAACATAGAGGTGGAATGACTGAATCTGATTCCGGAGGAACATCTCAGACAATTGATGATAGTTCAGAAATTACAGATGAGGAAAATGATGATGTTTCAGTAACTAAAGTTACAGAACCCGGACAGTATGTTGTGACAGATACGATGCAGTATCTATATTATGACAATGAGAAGGTTATTCACCCACTTTCCGAGGGCGATTCGTTCTATGGTCAGGATGCACGGTATGATGGAACAGAGCCTGGTTTTGTAGATAATGGTGATGGAACTATAACTGATGAGAGCACCGGTCTGATGTGGCAGAAGGAAATGACCAGATCGGATTTCGATGATGCCGAAGATAAAGCCGATGCATCAATGACAGGTGGATATGACGACTGGAGGATTCCTACGATAAAGGAAATGTATTCTCTTATGGATTTCAGGGGAACCGATCCGAATGTTGAATCAACTTCAACTTCAGGACTTACTCCTTTCATTGATACTGACTACTTTGATTTTGAATATCCAACTGAAGGAAGGATAATCGATGCCCAGTATATTTCCAGCACAGAATACGTATACAAGGTTATGAATGGCCAGTCAGCTTTCTTCGGACTCAACCTTGCAGACGGAAGAATAAAAGGCTACCCTCAGTCAGGCGGAAATCTGCAAGTGGAGGAAGGAAGGTACTATCTGAGACTTGTGAGAGGAAATAGTGCATACGGAACCAATCTTTTTGTTGATAACGGCGATGGAACCATCACAGATGAAGCTACAGGACTTATGTGGACACAGTCCGACAGTGGCAGTGATGAGTTTGCTGATATGCTTTCGGATTATACCAATGACGATGGTTCATTAAACTGGGAAGAAGCCCTGGACTTTGCAGAGAACCTTGAATATGCAGGTTATGATGACTGGCGTCTTCCAAACGCAAAGGAGTTGCAGAGTATTGTAGATTACACCCGTTCCCCGGACACTACAGATTCACCAGCAATTGATTCTATATTTGAATGCACTCAAATTGTAAATGAAATAGGTGACGAGGATTACGGTTTCTACTGGACCGGAACAACACATGCAAGTACTAACATGGCAGGCTCCAATGCTGTGTATATTTCGTTCGGACGTGCATTGGGTTACATGAACGGAGTATGGATGGATGTCCATGGCGCCGGTGCACAGAGAAGTGACCCAAAATCAGGTGACCCGGATGATTATGGAAATGATGCTCCACAGGGCGATGCTATCAGGGTGTACAATTATGTTCGTCCTGTGAGAGGTTGA
- a CDS encoding arsenate reductase ArsC, with the protein MVSDDNKIKVLFICIRNSGRSQIAEAYLKKIGGERFEVESAGYKPEPVNPLVLEVMKEEGLDLSTKTPQSAWDCFKEGRLYQYVITVCDRAHEEECPLFPKPFTQLHWPYPDPETFTGTEEEKLEQTRKLRDAIKGRIGKFVEDIDKL; encoded by the coding sequence ATGGTGTCAGATGATAACAAAATTAAAGTTCTTTTTATATGCATCCGCAACAGTGGCAGAAGTCAAATCGCTGAAGCTTATCTGAAAAAGATAGGTGGTGAAAGGTTTGAAGTTGAAAGTGCAGGCTATAAACCAGAACCAGTAAATCCTCTGGTTCTGGAAGTAATGAAAGAGGAAGGTTTAGACCTGAGTACAAAAACACCTCAATCTGCATGGGACTGCTTCAAGGAAGGAAGACTGTATCAGTATGTTATAACCGTTTGTGACAGGGCACATGAGGAAGAATGTCCGCTTTTCCCAAAGCCATTTACCCAGCTTCATTGGCCTTACCCTGATCCTGAAACCTTCACCGGAACAGAAGAAGAGAAACTGGAGCAGACACGCAAACTCAGGGATGCTATTAAGGGAAGGATCGGGAAATTTGTCGAAGATATTGACAAATTATAG